One genomic segment of Clostridium saccharoperbutylacetonicum N1-4(HMT) includes these proteins:
- a CDS encoding serine hydrolase has translation MKKKYFYNSLLICMIFMQLMGCNNQKIKLNNKSGDNSSFATSITSENATTKIVDYSKAFNGIEGCAVFYNNDKKEYQFYNKEACEIEVSPCSSFKIISTLTGLKNGILTSADTKMKYNGTKYPLEAWNKDLTLKEAFQTSCVWYFRSVIDKVGQDSMQAELNEIHYGNCDIREWKGGNINLLRELNGFWLESSLKISPKEQVNVLSIIFEGKTDFSRKNIETLKEIMLVERKGNISIYGKTGTGFKNNAWFVGWLENGSEKYSFAVHLSDGKGKDISGQMAKEIALKIISEYY, from the coding sequence ATGAAAAAGAAATATTTTTATAATAGTTTATTGATTTGTATGATATTTATGCAGCTAATGGGATGTAATAATCAAAAGATAAAATTGAATAACAAATCAGGTGATAATAGTAGTTTTGCAACTTCAATTACTAGTGAGAATGCTACAACAAAAATTGTTGATTATAGTAAAGCATTTAATGGTATTGAGGGCTGTGCAGTATTTTATAATAACGATAAAAAAGAATATCAATTTTATAATAAAGAAGCCTGTGAAATAGAGGTATCACCTTGCTCTTCATTTAAGATAATTTCAACATTAACAGGTTTAAAGAATGGAATATTAACTTCGGCTGATACAAAAATGAAATATAATGGGACTAAATACCCCTTAGAAGCATGGAATAAAGATTTAACTTTAAAAGAGGCATTTCAAACATCATGTGTTTGGTATTTTAGATCTGTTATTGATAAAGTTGGTCAAGATAGTATGCAGGCGGAACTTAATGAGATTCACTATGGGAATTGTGATATAAGAGAGTGGAAAGGCGGAAACATTAATTTGCTACGTGAATTAAATGGTTTTTGGTTAGAATCTTCTTTGAAAATTTCACCAAAGGAACAAGTAAATGTTCTATCAATCATTTTTGAGGGTAAAACTGATTTCTCTCGTAAAAACATTGAAACTCTAAAAGAAATAATGTTAGTGGAGAGAAAAGGCAATATTTCTATATATGGTAAGACAGGGACAGGATTTAAGAATAATGCTTGGTTTGTTGGTTGGTTAGAGAATGGAAGTGAAAAATATTCTTTTGCAGTTCATTTGAGTGATGGTAAGGGTAAGGATATTTCAGGGCAAATGGCAAAAGAAATTGCACTTAAAATTATAAGTGAATACTATTAA
- a CDS encoding sugar nucleotide-binding protein: MNKVLVLGGSGLLGTAIIKEMDKYEKYEIYTTYYEHLPSINKELCFKLDLEDVENINCILKNIEPKIVISCLRGDFDKQLILHTKVAKYLKENNGKLYFFSTTNVFDNDYSKPHYEDDAPNSRTDYGRFKIACEKSIIEILKENSCILRIPQVWGKDSPRLTELLNTINNNEAITVFPKLFLNVNSDEMIAKQLSYIIENRLIGIFHLASEDIDNQSSFYKRLIMKLGFDNTLINENLEEEGYFALESKRMNEFPEYLRVNSKAVIKYLTAK; the protein is encoded by the coding sequence ATGAATAAAGTTTTGGTACTTGGAGGAAGTGGACTTCTAGGAACAGCTATAATAAAGGAAATGGATAAATATGAGAAGTATGAGATTTATACAACCTATTATGAGCATCTGCCTTCAATAAATAAAGAGTTATGTTTTAAGCTAGATTTAGAAGATGTTGAGAATATTAACTGTATTTTAAAAAATATAGAGCCTAAGATTGTTATATCTTGTTTAAGAGGAGATTTTGACAAACAGTTGATTTTGCATACAAAAGTTGCCAAGTATTTGAAAGAAAATAATGGTAAATTGTATTTCTTCTCTACGACAAATGTATTTGATAATGATTATAGCAAGCCACATTATGAAGACGATGCACCTAATTCAAGAACCGATTATGGAAGATTTAAAATTGCATGTGAAAAAAGCATTATTGAGATATTGAAGGAAAATTCATGTATATTAAGAATTCCTCAAGTTTGGGGAAAAGATTCTCCAAGGCTTACAGAACTATTAAATACAATTAATAATAATGAAGCTATAACTGTATTCCCAAAACTTTTTCTTAATGTTAATTCAGATGAAATGATTGCAAAGCAATTAAGTTATATTATAGAAAATAGATTGATTGGAATTTTCCATTTGGCCTCAGAAGATATTGATAATCAAAGTAGCTTTTATAAAAGATTAATAATGAAATTAGGATTTGATAATACACTTATTAATGAAAATTTAGAAGAAGAAGGTTATTTTGCGCTTGAATCAAAAAGGATGAATGAATTTCCCGAGTACTTAAGAGTAAATAGCAAAGCGGTAATTAAATATCTAACAGCCAAATAA
- a CDS encoding DUF1847 domain-containing protein produces MHNCALCSIHACNKGELDKAPKNCPSLDENIEDMKEIYKEEENYRIAKASALVVSKGYCEKTRLEEIMDFANRCEYKNIGIAFCIGLANEAKMLSKILKYNGFTVNSIICKNGSISKEFIDIKSNAPMCNPIGQAELLNKAKTDLNILLGLCVGHDSLFIKYSEAPITIFAVKDRVLAHNPLGAIYQAESYYKDKLFPEN; encoded by the coding sequence ATGCATAACTGTGCCTTATGTTCTATTCATGCATGTAACAAAGGAGAATTAGATAAAGCTCCAAAAAATTGTCCAAGTCTTGATGAAAATATAGAAGATATGAAAGAAATATATAAAGAGGAAGAAAACTATAGAATTGCGAAAGCATCAGCATTAGTTGTAAGTAAAGGATATTGTGAAAAGACAAGGTTAGAAGAGATAATGGATTTTGCAAATAGATGCGAATATAAAAATATAGGTATAGCGTTTTGTATAGGATTAGCTAATGAAGCTAAAATGTTAAGTAAGATCCTTAAATATAATGGATTTACTGTAAATTCTATCATCTGCAAGAATGGAAGTATCTCAAAAGAATTTATTGATATAAAGTCAAATGCGCCAATGTGCAATCCAATTGGACAAGCTGAATTATTAAATAAAGCAAAAACAGATTTAAATATCCTTTTAGGATTGTGTGTAGGACATGATTCGCTATTTATAAAATATTCGGAAGCTCCAATAACTATTTTTGCTGTAAAAGATAGAGTTTTAGCACATAATCCATTAGGAGCAATATATCAAGCGGAATCTTATTACAAGGATAAATTATTCCCTGAAAATTGA
- a CDS encoding helix-turn-helix domain-containing protein translates to MRNLETNDWMVINNIVYQINSIEDSVTMRKNFLTQMALILNFDSADFYIAEELNSHTLINPVFYNYIPKADENYMDKYDGIDYSRGLMFGGKSKVYRESDIISEEKRVQSEYYKKYFEPNNWHHTLNMILANKGQFVGVVCFFRLKGKEDYTYEDSFILDMIKEHLAFRLFQDLNKSTAGSEKISVSECAKTYSLTKREESVLHELINGAESNEISNKLCITPNTLKKHVLNIYRKLNIKNRIQLFKMVKEKE, encoded by the coding sequence ATGCGTAACTTAGAAACTAATGATTGGATGGTTATTAATAATATTGTTTATCAAATTAATTCTATAGAGGATTCAGTGACCATGAGAAAAAACTTCCTTACTCAAATGGCTTTGATTTTAAATTTTGATAGTGCTGACTTTTATATTGCAGAAGAATTAAATAGTCATACCTTAATTAATCCTGTTTTTTATAATTATATACCTAAAGCTGATGAAAATTATATGGACAAGTATGATGGTATAGATTATAGCAGAGGGTTAATGTTTGGAGGAAAAAGCAAAGTATATAGGGAAAGCGATATAATTTCAGAAGAAAAAAGAGTTCAATCAGAGTATTATAAGAAATATTTTGAGCCAAATAATTGGCATCACACTTTAAATATGATATTAGCTAATAAGGGACAATTTGTAGGAGTGGTTTGTTTTTTTAGATTAAAAGGGAAAGAAGATTATACTTACGAAGATTCTTTTATACTTGATATGATAAAGGAACATCTAGCATTTAGATTATTTCAGGATTTAAATAAAAGTACTGCTGGAAGTGAAAAAATATCGGTTTCTGAATGTGCTAAGACTTATAGTTTAACAAAGCGAGAAGAATCAGTATTACATGAACTTATAAATGGAGCTGAGAGCAATGAAATCAGCAACAAATTATGTATTACACCAAATACTTTAAAAAAGCATGTGTTGAATATTTATAGAAAACTAAACATAAAAAATAGAATTCAGTTATTTAAAATGGTTAAGGAAAAAGAATAA
- a CDS encoding P-II family nitrogen regulator: MKEIVLIIRPEKLEIVKSILDEYHCGGMTISTAMGCGTQRGSVEGVNEIKGLKTNINLLPKIKVEAVVEDSVLEDIFLAVIDKVGTGHVGDGKIFVRNIEQAVRIRTGERGEKAL; this comes from the coding sequence GTGAAAGAAATTGTACTAATTATAAGACCAGAAAAATTAGAAATTGTAAAAAGTATTTTAGATGAATACCACTGTGGAGGTATGACAATTTCAACTGCAATGGGGTGTGGAACTCAAAGAGGTTCTGTTGAAGGTGTAAATGAAATTAAAGGGCTTAAAACAAATATTAATTTATTACCTAAAATTAAGGTTGAAGCAGTTGTAGAAGATAGTGTTTTAGAAGATATATTTTTAGCTGTCATAGACAAAGTTGGAACTGGACATGTTGGTGATGGTAAAATATTTGTAAGAAATATTGAGCAAGCTGTTCGTATCAGAACAGGTGAAAGAGGAGAAAAGGCTTTATAA
- a CDS encoding polyamine ABC transporter substrate-binding protein yields MIKRTLKKFMAVVMMGTIITASLAGCGSSSKPAASGDSSSAASSSKELNVICWSEYLPDEVVKGFEDKYGVTVNLTTFTDPDEMLAKMKSGAKGTYDMIIGPAQDIKTLKDQELIQKVDTSKIENYKNLDEQYLKEANDPKAEYSIPYLGTSILIAVNTDKIKDNIKSYKDLLNPKYKDTMVVVEDARPIVGIGLMASGYKINDTSDEGLKKAETFLTQLKPNIHAFNGDSPKTLLLNGECSLGLVYGGECALAAEQNPAIKVVYPEEGIYFTFDMMMKTNGAKNPENVDLFMNYILDKDVSATISKTFPYVNPNKAAREVLGDKFKNNTIENIPEAEMKKSQGLVDIGDNVSKIVDLWTKFKG; encoded by the coding sequence ATGATTAAAAGAACATTAAAAAAGTTTATGGCAGTTGTAATGATGGGGACTATAATTACAGCAAGTTTAGCAGGGTGTGGATCAAGCTCCAAGCCAGCTGCTAGTGGGGATTCTAGCAGTGCAGCTTCAAGCAGCAAAGAATTAAACGTTATATGTTGGTCAGAATATTTGCCAGATGAAGTTGTAAAAGGCTTTGAAGATAAATATGGAGTTACAGTTAATTTGACAACTTTTACAGATCCAGATGAAATGCTAGCTAAGATGAAGTCAGGTGCTAAAGGTACTTACGATATGATAATTGGACCAGCACAAGATATAAAAACTTTAAAAGATCAAGAACTAATTCAAAAGGTTGATACAAGTAAAATTGAAAATTACAAAAATCTTGATGAGCAATATTTAAAAGAAGCAAATGATCCTAAAGCTGAATATAGTATTCCTTATTTAGGCACAAGCATTTTGATTGCTGTTAATACTGATAAAATAAAGGATAATATAAAGTCCTATAAGGATTTATTAAATCCAAAATATAAGGATACAATGGTGGTTGTGGAAGATGCTAGACCAATTGTCGGTATAGGTTTAATGGCAAGTGGTTATAAAATCAACGATACAAGTGATGAAGGGTTAAAGAAAGCTGAAACTTTTTTGACACAATTAAAACCAAATATTCATGCCTTTAATGGAGATAGTCCAAAAACTTTATTATTAAATGGTGAATGTTCCTTGGGGCTAGTTTATGGTGGTGAATGTGCTTTAGCGGCAGAACAAAATCCTGCAATAAAAGTAGTATATCCAGAGGAAGGTATTTATTTTACTTTTGATATGATGATGAAGACAAATGGAGCTAAAAATCCTGAAAATGTAGATTTGTTCATGAATTATATTCTAGATAAAGATGTTAGTGCAACTATTTCTAAAACTTTCCCTTACGTAAATCCTAATAAAGCAGCTAGAGAGGTTTTAGGAGATAAATTTAAAAATAACACAATTGAGAATATACCAGAAGCAGAAATGAAAAAGAGTCAAGGTTTAGTTGATATTGGAGATAATGTTTCAAAGATAGTTGACTTATGGACTAAGTTTAAAGGATAA
- a CDS encoding ABC transporter ATP-binding protein, translating into MSEVIVKIDNVNKQYGENHVVKDLILDIKKGEFLTMLGPSGCGKTTTLRMIAGFETPTSGNIYIEGEEIQNTEPYAREVNTVFQNYALFPHMTIYDNLAFGLTVKKVNKAEIKKRVTEILELVQLVGFENRKPDQLSGGQKQRVAIGRALINNPKVLLLDEPLGALDLKLRKQMQFELKRLQKKLGITFIYVTHDQEEALTMSDRIAIMYGGNLEQIGTPKEIYETPKSKFVADFIGESNIFYGVANKINNDVLDVKLENGSVLAVDSQISDNEIIYVLVRPENIKLSKEPVEGFSLFGKVKEHIYIGNVNKTIILLPTGMEVKMNTTPKVELLPVGSEICVYWEKEDAVVIKSQSQEIFNIVDNPVFTAENQIKH; encoded by the coding sequence ATGTCTGAGGTTATCGTAAAAATAGACAATGTAAACAAACAATATGGAGAAAATCATGTAGTTAAAGATTTAATTCTTGATATAAAAAAAGGTGAATTTTTAACAATGCTAGGTCCTTCTGGTTGTGGTAAAACCACAACCTTAAGGATGATAGCTGGATTTGAAACACCTACTAGTGGAAATATTTATATTGAAGGAGAAGAAATTCAAAATACCGAACCTTATGCAAGAGAAGTAAATACGGTTTTTCAAAATTATGCTTTATTTCCTCATATGACTATTTATGATAATTTAGCTTTTGGTCTAACCGTAAAAAAAGTAAATAAGGCAGAAATTAAAAAACGCGTTACTGAAATTCTTGAGTTGGTACAATTAGTTGGTTTTGAAAATAGAAAGCCTGATCAATTATCTGGAGGGCAAAAGCAAAGAGTTGCCATAGGCAGAGCGCTTATAAACAATCCTAAAGTTTTATTATTAGATGAACCTTTAGGAGCCTTAGATTTAAAGCTTAGAAAGCAAATGCAATTTGAATTAAAAAGACTTCAAAAAAAATTAGGAATTACTTTTATTTATGTAACCCACGATCAAGAAGAAGCTCTTACTATGAGTGATAGAATTGCAATAATGTATGGAGGAAATTTAGAGCAGATAGGTACTCCAAAGGAGATATATGAAACACCGAAATCTAAATTTGTTGCCGATTTTATAGGGGAGTCAAATATTTTTTATGGGGTTGCCAATAAAATAAATAACGATGTATTAGATGTTAAATTAGAAAATGGAAGTGTATTAGCAGTAGATTCACAAATAAGTGATAATGAAATAATTTATGTTTTAGTTAGACCAGAAAATATAAAGTTATCAAAAGAACCAGTAGAAGGCTTTAGCCTTTTTGGAAAGGTTAAAGAACACATATATATTGGTAATGTTAATAAGACAATTATTCTGCTTCCAACTGGCATGGAAGTTAAAATGAACACTACTCCAAAAGTAGAATTGCTGCCAGTTGGTTCGGAAATCTGCGTTTATTGGGAAAAAGAAGATGCTGTGGTTATTAAATCGCAAAGTCAAGAAATCTTCAATATTGTTGATAATCCAGTATTTACAGCAGAAAATCAAATAAAGCATTAG